A stretch of Tigriopus californicus strain San Diego chromosome 11, Tcal_SD_v2.1, whole genome shotgun sequence DNA encodes these proteins:
- the LOC131890540 gene encoding uncharacterized protein LOC131890540, producing the protein MRFVSVIISILCLAHPSELCTSARGKLPTNDNEVHEVFPTLYQFDMKSKLLNASKDEMCPRSKKMKSCQLVNVQFQALKSMKLKVPLRRDDPNAFLVLKKVSEEGLNMALINPNQPLTATISYKVGTELASFVLKQSKLYGSIRISPSGHKLFIEPCPDPYLCHIVVEKVKRV; encoded by the exons ATGCGATTTGTGAGTGTTATCATCTCAATCTTGTGCCTCGCCCATCCCTCAGAATTGTGCACATCCGCCCGAGGGAAACTGCCCACCAACGACAATGAAGTCCATGAGGTCTTTCCCACTTTGTACCAATTTGACATGAAATCCAAGCTATTGAACGCCTCCAAGGACGAAATGTGTCCCCGATCCAAGAAGATGAAATCTTGTCAATTGGTCAATGTGCAATTTCAAGCTCTCAAATCCATGAAGCTCAAAGTTCCCTTACGGAGAGATGATCCCAATGCATTTCTGGTGCTCAAGAAGGTCTCTGAGGAAGGGTTGAATATGGCGCTTATCAATCCCAACCAACCTTTAACCGCGACCATTTCTTACAAG GTTGGGACCGAATTGGCGTCATTTGTACTCAAGCAAAGCAAGCTCTATGGGAGCATCCGAATTTCTCCGTCGGGTCACAAGCTCTTTATTGAACCCTGTCCAGATCCTTATTTGTGTCATATAGTTGTTGAGAAAGTAAAGCGAGTGTAA
- the LOC131890818 gene encoding Friend leukemia integration 1 transcription factor-like — translation MSVVLWTRSSQSSVEPSWQHFQYQHSLHLDSANIRQGSEDDETDDTDSDYLSTTASICDSAEGSVFGAANLGCGDLEAYLFGGSSPEFGDVLMADEGSDDPKTPSQSTPSKRRSQRLEKKQEKTLLDPPTAEEFRSKRRISRGKNTNCDTAKRGRLIKPSNTSHSSQSEDRKVNESLSASSSQNSEDKEDATSTCSSDSNQSAIIMVPTDPQEWTRSDVENWAKWITRKFDLKKFDVQQFPSSGSDLCKLTREDFNNLTGDSYSGSTLNTHLSILRGDAQLPISDESEIPQHVIKVRHRSKVKSGLSEEHLLPPPAMPSTSLSASQVPSTSSQSLSVIRSSSSSVPNLSAANVPDINRVEINEHTYPMFLPKSGDSGQIQLWQFLLELLAKPKSYAHQITWEGDIGEFRLREPDEVAKQWGVRKSKPNMNYDKLSRALRYYYDKNILTKIPGKRYAYKFDFHALTLACRAQQSPTPSDTKISDLTGILAPFLGSQDPGSEVPSSPSQNSESSSCPTPGPRITSPLAADPGPSPTSFCSTQSLPCISSTTTTTSTSTMLGSSSAEEMTLPPPAYDVAVSMHEDQQHCQDQWLIPEHIEMSDTLSLVTSSELTALDIVPPYSSGSGMSGGSGTWSASGSAGSAIRADFAQQWKSWTDPSHDTWRAFSSPDYSITGLTSPSQESQASQSSAGENSESGRSTSVPADMLYLNPEFQF, via the exons ATGTCAGTCGTGCTCTGGACTAGAAGTAGCCAGAGCTCCGTGGAGCCCTCTTGGCAGCACTTCCAATACCAGCATTCGCTCCATTTGGATTCGGCCAACATCCGACAAGGCTCCGAGGACGATGAAACGGATGACACCGATAGTGACTACTTGTCAACGACGGCCTCCATTTGTGATAGCGCTGAGGGCAGCGTGTTTGGGGCAGCCAATTTAGGCTGTGGCGATTTGGAGGCTTATTTATTTGGTGGGAGTTCCCCCGAGTTTGGAGATGTCCTCATGGCAGATGAAGGCTCCGATGATCCGAAGACCCCATCGCAATCAACCCCAAGTAAGCGCAGGTCTCAGAGGTTGgagaagaaacaagaaaagacACTCTTGGACCCGCCGACGGCGGAAGAGTTCAGGTCCAAGAGACGGATCTCCAGAGGAAAGAATACCAATTGTGACACTGCCAAGAGAGGGCGTCTCATCAAACCGTCCAATACCTCCCATTCATCCCAAAGTGAGGATAGGAAAGTGAATGAATCTCTTAGTGCATCAAGTTCTCAAAACTCCGAGGACAAGGAGGACGCAACCTCAACTTGCAGTTCTGATTCCAATCAAAGCGCCATCATCATGGTGCCCACAG ATCCACAAGAATGGACGCGTAGCGACGTTGAGAATTGGGCAAAATGGATCACgagaaaatttgatttgaagaaattcgATGTTCagcaatttccctcttccgGATCTGATTTGTGTAAATTGACCAG GGAGGACTTCAACAATCTCACCGGTGACTCTTATTCGGGAAGCACCCTCAACACGCATTTAAGTATTTTGCGGGGTGACGCTCAATTGCCTATCTCAGATGAATCCGAGATCCCACAACATGTAATTAAAGTGAGACATAGATCCAAAGTGAAAAGTGGACTTTCTGAGGAGCATTTGCTTCCTCCTCCGGCGATGCCATCAACGTCTTTGAGTGCTAGTCAAGTGCCATCAACCTCATCACAATCATTGTCAGTCATCAGGTCATCTTCAAGTAGTGTTCCCAATCTCAGTGCAGCCAATGTTCCCGATATCAACCGAGTTG aGATCAATGAGCACACTTATCCCATGTTCTTGCCAAAATCTGGCGATTCGGGTCAGATCCAATTGTGGCAATTTCTATTGGAACTTTTGGCCAAGCCCAAGAGTTACGCTCATCAAATCACTTGGGAGGGAGATATTGGCGAGTTCCGTTTGAGGGAACCCGACGAAGTTGCCAAACAGTGGGGAGTGAGGAAGTCCAAACCAAATATGAATTACGACAAACTCAGTCGTGCCTTAAG ATACTATTAtgacaagaacattttgacaaagatTCCGGGGAAACGATACGCTTATAAGTTCGATTTCCATGCTCTCACTTTGGCATGTCGAGCTCAACAGTCTCCCACACCTTCAGATACAAAGATCTCCGACCTTACGGGAATTTTGGCTCCGTTTCTTGGATCACAAGACCCAGGGAGCGAAGTGCCCTCGTCTCCATCTCAAAATAGTGAATCCTCAAGTTGCCCAACACCAGGACCCAGAATCACATCACCTCTGGCGGCTGATCCGGGCCCATCTCCCACTTCTTTTTGCTCAACTCAATCTCTTCCCTGTATTtcctccaccaccacaaccacatCCACAAGTACAATGCTTGGTTCTTCAAGCGCCGAGGAAATGACCTTACCTCCACCGGCCTACGATGTGGCGGTTTCCATGCATGAGGATCAACAGCACTGCCAAGACCAATGGTTGATCCCAGAGCACATTGAGATGTCCGACACACTGTCCCTGGTCACTTCTTCAGAGCTAACCGCCCTTGATATCGTTCCCCCTTACTCAAGTGGATCGGGTATGAGTGGGGGAAGCGGAACATGGTCCGCCAGTGGATCAGCCGGTAGTGCAATAAGGGCAGATTTTGCTCAACAATGGAAATCTTGGACAGATCCGAGCCACGACACTTGGCGAGCTTTTTCGTCTCCAGATTACTCTATTACTGGCCTTACCAGCCCTTCGCAAGAGAGCCAAGCCAGCCAATCTTCGGCGGGAGAGAATTCCGAATCCGGACGGAGCACTTCTGTCCCGGCAGATATGCTTTACCTGAATCCGGAATTCCAATTTTAG
- the LOC131890539 gene encoding uncharacterized protein LOC131890539 isoform X2, with translation MTSSFVAKDDDSGVATSVDEFFLDSIDLPFEEIESPHPLPTVEPIEFVSNEVCHSEVGREAISKRPSGAIQERENIAKDIKFIIDALKSESCETEEVKARILHLKGQSLGGFRVLVSILQTHYPDFLNMELPNINISSKDFMIPDLAVNDSSPMNFFKSENTQSPDPNPNSSNDQMATSSYSEADSPNWSIDSPSKPKSPPDESRKARYERTASILSRSGLLDITMKTAELIQKNTKLNKELQRLREETNQFVQNVLENPANQSLLTPRSSMSRSVPGKSTQVFLSPNLDFHIFSSMGQFQTLTPVVTSSSFGLKRKASPIHSTEHQHESRFGQSTNYETNGPKSSKQQCLMASD, from the exons ATGATGATTCTGGAGTGGCTACTTCCGTGGACGAGTTCTTTTTAGACTCTATCGATTTGCCCTTTGAGGAAATCGAGTCCCCTCATCCATTGCCCACAGTTGAACCCATCGAGTTTGTTTCCAATGAAGTGTGCCATTCCGAAGTGGGACGGGAAGCGATCTCGAAGAGACCATCGGGTGCCATTCAAGAGAGGGAAAACATTGCCAAAGACATCAAGTTCATTATCGATGCTCTCAAG AGTGAATCATGTGAAACTGAGGAAGTGAAGGCCAGGATTCTCCACTTGAAAGGTCAATCTCTCGGGGGTTTCAGAGTGCTTGTATCCATTTTACAAACTCATTACCCAGATTTCCTTAACATGGAGTTACCAAACATCAACATATCTTCCAAAGACTTTATGATCCCGGACCTGGCTGTCAACGATTCATCTCCGatgaatttcttcaaatctgaAAACACTCAAAGTCCGGACCCAAATCCGAACAGTTCCAATGATCAAATGGCCACATCATCTTATTCCGAGGCTGACTCGCCCAATTGGTCGATTGATAGCCCTTCAAAACCAAAGTCGCCG CCTGATGAGTCCAGGAAGGCCAGGTACGAGCGAACCGCTTCCATATTATCAAGATCCGGATTGCTTGACATCACCATGAAGACCGCAGAGCTGATTCAAAAGAACACCAAGCTCAACAAGGAGCTGCAGAGACTCAGAGAAGAAACCAACCAGTTTGTCCAGAACGTCCTTGAGAATCCGGCCAATCAGAGCCTTTTGACGCCTCGTTCCAGTATGAGTCGATCTGTTCCAGGCAAGAGCACACAAGTGTTCCTATCACCAAACCTGGATTTTCACATCTTCAGCTCAATGGGACAGTTTCAAACCCTGACTCCGGTGGTAACCTCGTCGTCgtttggtttgaaaagaaaggccAGTCCAATCCACTCGACAGAACACCAACATGAATCCAGATTTGGTCAGAGCACAAACTATGAAACTAATGGGCCTAAGTCTTCTAAACAACAGTGTTTAATGGCCTCGGATTAG
- the LOC131890539 gene encoding uncharacterized protein LOC131890539 isoform X1, with translation MGSQTDFLLLEDHRDDDSGVATSVDEFFLDSIDLPFEEIESPHPLPTVEPIEFVSNEVCHSEVGREAISKRPSGAIQERENIAKDIKFIIDALKSESCETEEVKARILHLKGQSLGGFRVLVSILQTHYPDFLNMELPNINISSKDFMIPDLAVNDSSPMNFFKSENTQSPDPNPNSSNDQMATSSYSEADSPNWSIDSPSKPKSPPDESRKARYERTASILSRSGLLDITMKTAELIQKNTKLNKELQRLREETNQFVQNVLENPANQSLLTPRSSMSRSVPGKSTQVFLSPNLDFHIFSSMGQFQTLTPVVTSSSFGLKRKASPIHSTEHQHESRFGQSTNYETNGPKSSKQQCLMASD, from the exons ATGATGATTCTGGAGTGGCTACTTCCGTGGACGAGTTCTTTTTAGACTCTATCGATTTGCCCTTTGAGGAAATCGAGTCCCCTCATCCATTGCCCACAGTTGAACCCATCGAGTTTGTTTCCAATGAAGTGTGCCATTCCGAAGTGGGACGGGAAGCGATCTCGAAGAGACCATCGGGTGCCATTCAAGAGAGGGAAAACATTGCCAAAGACATCAAGTTCATTATCGATGCTCTCAAG AGTGAATCATGTGAAACTGAGGAAGTGAAGGCCAGGATTCTCCACTTGAAAGGTCAATCTCTCGGGGGTTTCAGAGTGCTTGTATCCATTTTACAAACTCATTACCCAGATTTCCTTAACATGGAGTTACCAAACATCAACATATCTTCCAAAGACTTTATGATCCCGGACCTGGCTGTCAACGATTCATCTCCGatgaatttcttcaaatctgaAAACACTCAAAGTCCGGACCCAAATCCGAACAGTTCCAATGATCAAATGGCCACATCATCTTATTCCGAGGCTGACTCGCCCAATTGGTCGATTGATAGCCCTTCAAAACCAAAGTCGCCG CCTGATGAGTCCAGGAAGGCCAGGTACGAGCGAACCGCTTCCATATTATCAAGATCCGGATTGCTTGACATCACCATGAAGACCGCAGAGCTGATTCAAAAGAACACCAAGCTCAACAAGGAGCTGCAGAGACTCAGAGAAGAAACCAACCAGTTTGTCCAGAACGTCCTTGAGAATCCGGCCAATCAGAGCCTTTTGACGCCTCGTTCCAGTATGAGTCGATCTGTTCCAGGCAAGAGCACACAAGTGTTCCTATCACCAAACCTGGATTTTCACATCTTCAGCTCAATGGGACAGTTTCAAACCCTGACTCCGGTGGTAACCTCGTCGTCgtttggtttgaaaagaaaggccAGTCCAATCCACTCGACAGAACACCAACATGAATCCAGATTTGGTCAGAGCACAAACTATGAAACTAATGGGCCTAAGTCTTCTAAACAACAGTGTTTAATGGCCTCGGATTAG